AATTTCGTCTCCAGTATACTTATTGACTTCTTTACTTTTCCCGTCTACAATACTTTTTAAGCCTATAAATTTAGCAGCTACCACATTGTAAACGGTGGAAGAATCCTTACGGGGTACACTCATTCTGACTTGCTTTGCCTGGGGAATTTCTTTCAAACTTCTGTCAATAAAATCAGTGAAAGACAATGCTTTTTTATCAGGATCAAATTTCGGCTCATACTTTTCTGCAATCTTGTGAGCATCAGCAACTCCTCCAAAGGCAGCCTGGGTAAGATCTGTCAAAATTTTATAAGCCATAATCAGCCCTGTAATTGTAATAAAAACTGCTGGTAACAGAGAATAAAATCCGAAAACATTATGGAAATCGTAATTCTTTCTGCGCCATTTTGTACCTGATTTAATCTTAAATGCGGTTGTTCTTGTTGTTTTGTTCCATTTTTTTGGCCACCAAAGAATCAGTCCACCGATCAATTGAATAAAAAATATAATAGAAGCTACTCCTACTACTGTTTTTCCGAATTTACCTGCTAATAGTTGGGCATGAATATGAGCTACCACATAGAAAAACTCATAACTTTTTGTAGAGCCCATTACTTTTCCGGTGTAAGGATCAAGATAATGATAAGCAAAAACACCTCTCGGGCCCCGTCCTTTCCCTTTGGGTTTCTCCGCTTTTTCAGCATTTTTATCTTTAGGAGGTTTCGTAGCAGAGGCTACGCGGAATGTTCGGTCTGCTTCCCTGTAAGTATCAAAGTAAAAAGCTTTTCTGTCCGGAACCTGTTCATGAAATTTAACCAGTAATTCTTCCGGTGTCATTTTTTTTGCATTCACTGGAGCCTGAACATATTTGGCACTTCCTGCACAAAGGTCAACAATCTCATCACAAAAGACGAAAACCGTTCCGGAAAGCGTAACGGTAAGTACAATAATCCCGGAAACAAGTCCGAGCCAGAGATGGAGCCATCCTGTAATTCTTTTGGTCAGGGATTTTCCCTGTTTTTTCTTGGAGTTCGTTTTTTTATTTTCCATATCTAAAAAGGTTGCCTTTGGAGTATCATTGTTGGAAAACGCAAGGCGCAAAGATTTTATCTCTCGCAGATTTCACAGATTACGCTAATGATTGAAAATCAATATCATAACCTATTTAAATTTGTAAAAATCAATATACCGATGGACTATTTTGCTGCTGAAAATCTTTGTTCTTTTAACGCCGTTGCGTTATTCCAATCAACTTTAAGTTTGAGACAACTTGTTTTTGTTTTTAAAAAAGATTAGAATTTAAATGCAAAATTGGCCAGGAATTCTCTTGGTTTTTGTGGTTGTCCGTAGAAGTTCCAGTACATTTGGTTCAAAGCATTGTTCATCTTCAGACCGATTCTGTATTTTTTCTTATCATAGAAAACTGTGGCTCCTACTGTCGTATAGGACGGTGCAAGGAAATGGTTTGTGATATTGATATACGTTTTATCTACAAAATTGAATCCTGCCCCGAAGCCAAGACCTTCATAGGTTCCATCCATTATTTTATAACTTGTCCATAGATTTGCCACATGTTTAGGCGCCCATGCCACTCTCTTTCCTGCATCTTTACTTCTGTCATCATAGCGGTTATCATTAAATCCATATCCTCCTACGATGTTCCATCCTTTTACCGGATTGATTACGATATCTACTTCAAGCCCCTGGTTTTTAATATTACCGTCCTGTCTGCTTCCCAAACCTCCCGGATCTAAAATGACTCTATTTTTAACTCTCATGTTATAATAAGAAATGGTTGATAATAATTTTTTACCAAACAGATCTAATTTGAATCCGGCCTCAAACTGATTCCCCTGTTCCGGATCCCATTTGGTAAGAACACCATCCTGATTAGGTCCTGGAGCAATATTTTTAAATCCGTTCACATAGTTGGCAAAGAATGAAATTTCATCTTTTTTAATTTCATACACTAAACCAAATTTTGGAGAGAATTGAGTCTGGCTATATCCTTCGGTTCCGGCTACTCCATTTCTTTTAATATCTTCATTTTTGTAATGATCCATTCTTAAACTTGCCATTACAAGAAAATTATCTGTAACATTTAACACATTAGAAACATAGGCACTGTATGTACTGTATTGAGAAATTTCATATTTCGTAGCGGTTCTTGGTAGTTTTTTCACCACATCACGGGAAATAGGAGTCCAATCGGAAGTAGCATTCAATGCAACAATATCATTTCCTTTTTCAGTACCGTAATTTTCTCCAATTACTCCATTCAGAGGATAAGGAGCAAAAGCTGAGTTTGTATTTTTACCTACTGTAAATACCGGATATTGATTTTTGCTGGTCTGCTGGAAATAATCTAACCCTACTACCAAACGGTTTCTTAAGCCTCCGATTTTAAAATCACCAATAAAATTCTGCTGAATATTATCTGTGGTAATCTTATAATTGTCAAACGGTCGGATACTTCTGCTCACCCTGTTATTATCCATATAGTTTAAGACCAAAAAGATAGATTCTTTCTCATTAGCTTCTCCTCTTTGGTAAGATGTTCTGGAAGTCCATTGGTCGTTAAATTTATGCGTAACTTCAGCCATCGTCACAAAATTGGTTCTTTTTGAGCCCACATCATTACTGGTAAATGATCTGCCATGAATTGCAGAAAGATCTTTCATTGAGTGAAGGGTCAGTTTTTCAGATTGTCTCACGTAGGCATTCAATGTTTTCTCCGGTGCATGGAATTCTGTATCTAAGGTTACTGTAGTTTTATCACTTACCTTGTATAGGATACTTCCTGAAAAGAATACTCCTTTATTATATCCTGCATCCTGAAAAGAATCCTGTGAATAACCGGCTACGTTGAATCTTGCCAATGCTGTTTTTTCTTTATTCAAAGGAGTATTCACATCTGCTGTGATTCTGTTCATTCCCCAGCTTCCAGTGGTATAGTTAATAATTCCACCAAAGTTTTCCTGTGGTTTTTTGGTCACTATATTCACAACTCCGCCATAATTGGCCAAAGTTCCTCCAAATAAGGTTCCTGATGGTCCTTTGATGACCTCTACTCTTTCAATATTCGCTATTTCCGACTGTACTCTTGGGTTTTGGATTAATCCATTTCTGAAACTGGCATTCGAGCTGAATCCTCTCAGAAAAATGTCATTTCCACTGTCGTTAACACTATTGCTTACCACCACTCCCGGAGCAGATGCCATAGCTGTATTAAAATCTGTAGCATTCATCTCACTGATAATCTCTTTAGGAACAAGATTGTAAACCGTTGGATTTTCAAGGTTCTCCAATGGAAGTCTTGCTACTGATTCGGATTTTTTGGTTCTGTAATTGTGGGTTCCCTGAAGGGAAACGGACTGGATTTCGGCTACTTTAAGGGTATCACTTTCCTGTGCACTTAACATGGTGACTGCTAATAATGATGCAGAAATAATAGTTTTTTTCATTTTTATAATTAAGCTTAGTGCCGCAAAATTACTTTATTTTTATTAATTCTAAATAAAAATATGACACAAATCATAAAATTGAAATTTTGGCAAAGGCCATCAATAAAGGGTTTCCGGAAAACCGAAAACCCTTTATTTCAATACTGCATACATTCAGCATTGTATGTATATAAATATTTTAACTAAAAATTTCTGTACTTTTATACCACAACCATCATAGACATATAGTAATTGGCGCAGTGTAATGAGGTCAGTAGAAGTATTTCCTTATTCGGATACTGTTCAAAGTCACCACAAGTACTAATCTGGTATTCATAATTCAGAAGATTCCATTTAAATTGAGGCTTCATCACCAAGAGTTCCATCCCTACTTTATCGGTAAGCACAAATGAATCTTTGAAAATTCCACGATGCTTGCACACAAAACTTTCTTTTATCCCATCAAAATAGGTCTGCACTATGATTTCCCCATTCCAGTTCATTCTGAATTTCAAAAGAACCTTTTCATTATCTTTCAATTCAATGGTTGTTCCCCAAAAACCTTTAGGCTCAATCTGATAACTTTGATGGTCGGCCAACTCAATCACAGCATTAAAATTAAACCAACTTTTATAGGTAATTTTCCCTGTCAATTTATCATTATGGGTAAGTTCAAAAGATAAAGAATCGTTGGATTTTGCGTAATATTCTGCCATGGTTGTTATATAGTTTGGTGAAATTCGATCAATTTATCATAAAGATTGAATAACGTATTTATGATCCCCTAATTTACAACCTCTTACATAAATCAGCAAAAAAAAATTCAATAGGTTTACCTGTACAATTAATTCTCCCCAAACCAGTATTTCCATTTTTCAGTATCAATTCCAAATTTACCTTGCCACCAACGGGCAGGATACCCCACATCATCATTCCTAATCAGCCTATGCTCTCTTTCCGGATAAGTAATATACTGGTCTGCATACCCAAAATGCTCATCATCATGCAAAACACCAATAACTCCCAAAATTTCCAACACAGCTACTCTTTCCCCATCATTTGATTTGAATGTTTTGGAAATTCGTTTTTTAAGTTGAGAAACTCTATCGCCAGGTTCTGAAGTTTCAATAATCGTTTTCAATTCTTTTAGTATCTTGTCATCATTCTCACAAGGCTTCACTAGAGGGAGTTTTGGAAATTGTTCCAGATCAAATAAGATTTGGATTAAATTATCAAAACAAGAACCATCTTTATATTTAAAATAATTAATCGTATTAAATTCAATCGGTTCTTCGAATTCGTATGTATGAAGTTCACAGACGGCACAGATGCCTTCATTCGGAGCCGGACTCGGTGTAAAACTATGCTCCGCTAATGATTTTGCAATACAATAACTTGACAAAAAAGAACGATATTCTAATTGTCTTGTACTTAAACTGTAAAGAAAAGCGTTTACAACATCCTGTTTTTCAATCTTAGTTACAGCAGCCTTAATTCTTCTGCAAATTTCATCATGATTGATATTTTCCTGTTCATACATTACACCATGTTTCTTAGCGTACTCAAAGTTTTCTCTGGTAATATACTGCATATAATGATCCCAGTAAAACCAGTCACTTAAGCTTTCATCCTGAGCAGTTTTTATGGTTTTGAGTAGAATTTTTATTGCTTTTTCGTCCATCTGTTATTGATCATAATGTTACCTATTTTGTTCACCCCCGAAGCAATAAATAGTCAAGCTACTATTGATTATTTTGTCTTCAAATATATTCCGTCAATAGTGGCATTCATTCCGAATTGTCCGCTGCATACTCCCTGAGTATACTGAACGACAGCAAATCCTTTGTAAAACCTGACTCTAAATTCACAATCATCGGCATCTGTCAGTTTGTAGGTAAAATTGGTTGTTTTCAGACTGATGGTGTCATCGTCTATTTGTGCAAGATTTCTTGCCGGTTCTCCGGTAACGGATGTTATTCCAAAAACAGCTTTTGAATCTGGTAATCTCTTAATTTCCAAATCTCCCTGATATCCTGCTTCACTATATTGATAATGATAACGTCCGAACAGATCTTCAACTTTTGTTTCTATTCTTTTTGAAACAAGAGCAGTATCCTTCTTCATAAGGGTAAGAGTAAGCTCCTTTCTTGTTTTCGGTGAAAACCAACTTCCTTTGAAACCACTTTCCGTTGGCTTTCCGGTAATGACACCAGTTATATTTCCCGATTTTTCAAATTCTAAAATCCTGTAATTATTATCACTATCAATGGTTCCTACAAGTGTTATTGGTAATTTGTTTTTAGTATTCAGATAGGTAATTTCACCAACAATTACATTTCCATCAATCTGGTAATGCATAAACACAGGAGTTTTCCCATCCAAAAATCCTTTCCAGGATATTTCTTTCTCTCCCTGACTTTTTTCTGATGCCAAAGTGACTGATTCTTTAGGAATCACAGGATTGGAAGTCTTCTCTTTTTGCTCAGACTTATTACAGGAAACAATCGTCAATAACGGAATGTAAACTAAATATTTGTATTTCATTTTGGGTGTATTATAAAGTGGTTTTCAAAACTATGGATTATTGTTGATAAAAGAGTTCCGATTTATAAACCTAACAGGTTTCTAAAACCTGTTAGGTTTATTATTAAGTGTTAATAATAAATTATATCTCATAAAATGCTTATTCAATTTTATAAACATAATCTTTACTAATAAACTTAGTTTTATTCTTCAATTCTTCGGGGCTAAAGGCTTTTCCATCAATCTCAACACTTTTAATCATATATCTCCATCTTCCGTTATGGCTTTGGTCAATTCTT
This Chryseobacterium sp. G0162 DNA region includes the following protein-coding sequences:
- a CDS encoding PepSY-associated TM helix domain-containing protein produces the protein MENKKTNSKKKQGKSLTKRITGWLHLWLGLVSGIIVLTVTLSGTVFVFCDEIVDLCAGSAKYVQAPVNAKKMTPEELLVKFHEQVPDRKAFYFDTYREADRTFRVASATKPPKDKNAEKAEKPKGKGRGPRGVFAYHYLDPYTGKVMGSTKSYEFFYVVAHIHAQLLAGKFGKTVVGVASIIFFIQLIGGLILWWPKKWNKTTRTTAFKIKSGTKWRRKNYDFHNVFGFYSLLPAVFITITGLIMAYKILTDLTQAAFGGVADAHKIAEKYEPKFDPDKKALSFTDFIDRSLKEIPQAKQVRMSVPRKDSSTVYNVVAAKFIGLKSIVDGKSKEVNKYTGDEINYPKEVLMHEVIEHMNFDLHVGYWGGMFGKIFTFVIGIICTSLPVTGFLIWWGRRNKSGKKGKEVKNIHQHRKESHHEQLV
- a CDS encoding TonB-dependent siderophore receptor, producing MKKTIISASLLAVTMLSAQESDTLKVAEIQSVSLQGTHNYRTKKSESVARLPLENLENPTVYNLVPKEIISEMNATDFNTAMASAPGVVVSNSVNDSGNDIFLRGFSSNASFRNGLIQNPRVQSEIANIERVEVIKGPSGTLFGGTLANYGGVVNIVTKKPQENFGGIINYTTGSWGMNRITADVNTPLNKEKTALARFNVAGYSQDSFQDAGYNKGVFFSGSILYKVSDKTTVTLDTEFHAPEKTLNAYVRQSEKLTLHSMKDLSAIHGRSFTSNDVGSKRTNFVTMAEVTHKFNDQWTSRTSYQRGEANEKESIFLVLNYMDNNRVSRSIRPFDNYKITTDNIQQNFIGDFKIGGLRNRLVVGLDYFQQTSKNQYPVFTVGKNTNSAFAPYPLNGVIGENYGTEKGNDIVALNATSDWTPISRDVVKKLPRTATKYEISQYSTYSAYVSNVLNVTDNFLVMASLRMDHYKNEDIKRNGVAGTEGYSQTQFSPKFGLVYEIKKDEISFFANYVNGFKNIAPGPNQDGVLTKWDPEQGNQFEAGFKLDLFGKKLLSTISYYNMRVKNRVILDPGGLGSRQDGNIKNQGLEVDIVINPVKGWNIVGGYGFNDNRYDDRSKDAGKRVAWAPKHVANLWTSYKIMDGTYEGLGFGAGFNFVDKTYINITNHFLAPSYTTVGATVFYDKKKYRIGLKMNNALNQMYWNFYGQPQKPREFLANFAFKF